A portion of the uncultured Draconibacterium sp. genome contains these proteins:
- a CDS encoding carbon starvation CstA family protein, which translates to MITFIISIAVLVAGYFIYGSYVDRKFKSDPTRPTPAIEKNDGVDYVPLKTSKIFLIQFLNIAGLGPIFGAIAGAMWGPVAFIWIVLGSVFAGGVHDYFSGMLSVRHEGESIPEIVGKYLGVGVKNFMRIFALVLLILVGVVFVKGPATILAGLSSVDSFYWVFIIFLYYILATMIPIDKLIGKVYPFFGGSLLVMALGIFVVLLFGKYTIPDLTPATFSNMHANPGKFPVFPMLFITIACGAISGFHSTQSPLMARCLPNEADGKKIFFGAMITEGIVALIWAAAAMAFFGGVRELGQTMAQPGHNAAWMVNQICDTMLRKIGGLLAIIGVVAAPITSGDTAFRSARLTIADTFCFEQGKLMQRLVITIPIFVVAILLTTINFDIIWRYFGWSNQTLATIVLWTAAVYMLMRGENFWIALIPAIFMTGVVTTYILVAPEGLMLAYSLSVFIGCIVTIILTGYFFFYRSKKVVPGRLKMSSVRSN; encoded by the coding sequence GGATTATGTGCCCCTGAAAACGAGCAAGATCTTTTTGATTCAGTTTTTGAATATTGCTGGCCTTGGACCAATTTTTGGTGCTATTGCCGGAGCAATGTGGGGGCCTGTTGCTTTTATCTGGATCGTGCTTGGTTCTGTTTTTGCCGGAGGAGTGCACGATTATTTTTCGGGCATGCTTTCGGTAAGGCACGAAGGAGAAAGTATCCCGGAAATTGTAGGAAAATACCTGGGAGTTGGAGTGAAGAATTTTATGCGCATTTTCGCTCTGGTTTTGCTTATTTTGGTTGGGGTGGTTTTTGTCAAAGGACCTGCGACAATTCTTGCCGGACTGTCAAGTGTAGACTCGTTTTATTGGGTTTTCATCATCTTTCTGTATTACATTCTGGCTACCATGATTCCCATTGATAAGTTAATAGGAAAAGTATACCCATTCTTTGGCGGTTCGTTACTCGTCATGGCATTGGGAATTTTTGTTGTATTACTTTTCGGAAAATATACTATTCCTGATCTTACACCTGCAACATTCTCTAATATGCATGCGAATCCCGGCAAATTTCCGGTATTTCCGATGTTGTTTATAACCATCGCTTGTGGGGCCATATCCGGTTTTCATTCGACGCAATCGCCATTAATGGCCCGCTGCCTTCCGAACGAAGCCGATGGTAAAAAGATATTTTTCGGAGCAATGATAACCGAAGGAATTGTTGCTTTGATTTGGGCTGCTGCCGCTATGGCTTTCTTTGGCGGTGTTCGCGAACTAGGCCAAACAATGGCTCAGCCGGGGCACAATGCAGCCTGGATGGTGAATCAGATTTGTGACACTATGCTGAGAAAAATCGGTGGATTGCTGGCCATCATCGGAGTGGTTGCTGCTCCAATTACATCGGGCGATACTGCATTTCGGAGTGCTCGTTTAACCATTGCCGATACATTCTGTTTCGAGCAGGGCAAACTGATGCAACGGCTTGTTATAACCATTCCAATTTTTGTTGTAGCAATTCTACTTACAACGATTAATTTCGACATTATTTGGCGATATTTTGGGTGGTCGAATCAAACACTTGCAACTATTGTATTATGGACTGCTGCAGTTTATATGCTTATGAGAGGTGAAAACTTTTGGATCGCACTTATCCCTGCAATCTTTATGACCGGAGTAGTAACAACCTATATTCTGGTAGCTCCCGAAGGTTTGATGTTAGCCTATTCGTTGTCTGTATTTATCGGGTGTATTGTAACCATCATTCTTACCGGTTACTTTTTCTTTTATCGGTCAAAAAAGGTAGTTCCCGGTCGCTTAAAAATGAGTTCAGTAAGAAGTAATTAA
- a CDS encoding glycoside hydrolase family 2 TIM barrel-domain containing protein, producing the protein MKKIRLFVLSACFLCSQFSNLWAQNDWENSTIFEINKEPGRAEFVPLITEGKITDFSKGSSPLVKSLSGTWNFRWSAKPTDRPVDFYRSDYDLTNWDEILVPSNWQLHGYGIPIYTNTVYPFKSNPPYIQHDNNPVGSYRRNFTIPKNWDKDQNIFLHFDGVKSAFYVWVNGEKVGYSQGSMTPAEFNISKYLKEGENSLAVEVYRWSDGSYLEDQDMWRFSGIYRDVYLYTAPKTAISDFYVTTDLDDRFKHADLKIRSKVQNSSSKDLAELELIAHLFPKGSWLDEPVATVKQKINITRNEEQLVELSQRIKNPKQWSAEFPNLYTLVLELNDSGGKTLERVSADIGFREVEIRGGEFFVNGKSILFKGVNRHEHDPDRGRAITRESMIKDILMMKQNNINAVRCSHYPNQAEWYRLCNEYGIYLVDEANVESHGISYGKDILPGSDPNWTAAVLARAGRMVMRDRNHPSVVLWSLGNEAGHGDNFFKMSDHIRELDSTRPIQYRQMNEAADMDSQTYPTPDWIIQRAKEKPDRPFLMNEYAHAMGNSMGNLQEYWDAIEEYPALIGGFIWDWVDQGLRTKTENGIEYFAYGGDFGDKPNDNNFCINGLVSPDRKPNPSLYEVKKVYQNVTVKLVSAENLTVDIFNKYNFTNLSDFDVNWQILENGEVVENGKLEYLNINPGMKKQVRIPSAYSLNLGKEYFLSVLFSLKENSNWAKKGHVVAWDQFQLSAKIPNSQVEINPDAVLQLNESSDDYEIIGDVFHFQISKNKGDVRSIKYDGEEVLSAPIVPNFWRIPNDNDRGSKFEQTSACWRRASADRKVEKVEAKAFGNDSIKITVSSRLPVFGTEYFVVYTIFNNGILQVNCQMELEDGVPELPRFGMQFQIPDSYSHMQWYGRGPQETYQDRKSGAAIGIYSGKVDEQSYSYVYPQENGNKTDVRWVSFVNSEGRGIKISGIPTINVSAWPYSMEELENATHAYQVPNRSFYSVQVDYKQRGVGGNNSWGQKPLNKYRMLDKQYSYSYRIEPVNR; encoded by the coding sequence ATGAAAAAAATACGTTTGTTTGTTTTATCTGCCTGTTTCTTGTGTAGCCAATTCTCAAATCTTTGGGCACAGAATGATTGGGAAAATTCAACAATCTTCGAAATCAATAAGGAGCCGGGGCGGGCTGAATTTGTCCCTTTAATAACCGAAGGAAAGATTACCGACTTTAGTAAGGGATCGAGTCCGTTGGTTAAATCCTTGAGCGGAACCTGGAATTTTCGTTGGAGTGCTAAACCAACCGATCGGCCAGTAGATTTTTACCGTTCGGATTATGATCTCACCAATTGGGATGAGATATTGGTTCCTTCAAACTGGCAATTGCATGGCTACGGAATCCCTATTTATACAAATACTGTTTATCCTTTTAAATCAAATCCTCCATACATTCAACACGATAATAACCCGGTTGGATCGTACAGAAGAAACTTTACTATTCCCAAAAATTGGGATAAAGATCAAAACATATTTCTTCATTTTGATGGTGTAAAAAGTGCTTTTTATGTTTGGGTGAATGGCGAAAAAGTAGGGTACAGCCAGGGTAGTATGACACCGGCTGAGTTTAATATCAGCAAATATTTAAAAGAAGGTGAAAACTCACTGGCAGTTGAAGTGTACCGTTGGAGCGATGGTAGTTATCTTGAAGATCAGGATATGTGGCGTTTTAGCGGTATTTACCGTGATGTGTATCTGTATACAGCGCCCAAAACTGCAATCAGCGATTTTTATGTGACAACTGACTTGGATGACCGGTTTAAGCATGCCGACCTGAAAATACGGTCAAAGGTCCAAAATTCCTCCAGCAAAGATTTGGCAGAGCTTGAACTGATAGCCCACTTGTTCCCCAAAGGCAGTTGGCTGGATGAACCGGTGGCAACTGTGAAGCAGAAAATCAATATTACAAGAAATGAAGAGCAGTTAGTTGAGCTCTCACAAAGAATTAAAAATCCAAAGCAATGGTCGGCAGAATTTCCAAACTTATATACATTGGTTTTAGAGTTAAACGATTCGGGTGGAAAAACACTGGAGCGCGTTTCTGCAGATATTGGATTTCGCGAAGTTGAGATTAGGGGGGGAGAGTTTTTTGTAAATGGTAAATCCATCTTGTTTAAGGGAGTGAACCGTCATGAACATGATCCCGATCGTGGACGCGCAATTACACGCGAAAGTATGATAAAGGATATTCTGATGATGAAACAAAACAACATCAATGCGGTTCGTTGTTCGCATTATCCGAACCAAGCCGAATGGTACCGGCTTTGTAACGAATACGGAATTTATCTGGTTGATGAGGCCAATGTTGAATCGCACGGAATATCATACGGAAAGGATATTTTACCGGGTAGCGATCCGAACTGGACAGCCGCTGTTTTGGCGCGTGCCGGACGAATGGTAATGCGTGACCGTAATCATCCAAGTGTCGTTTTATGGTCGTTGGGAAATGAAGCCGGTCATGGTGACAATTTCTTTAAAATGTCGGATCATATTCGCGAATTGGATTCAACACGACCCATTCAGTACCGACAAATGAATGAAGCGGCTGACATGGATAGCCAGACTTATCCTACACCGGATTGGATTATTCAGCGTGCAAAAGAAAAGCCGGATCGTCCGTTTTTGATGAACGAATACGCACATGCCATGGGAAATTCCATGGGAAATTTGCAGGAATATTGGGATGCAATTGAAGAATATCCTGCGCTGATAGGTGGTTTTATCTGGGATTGGGTAGACCAGGGATTACGCACAAAAACTGAAAATGGTATTGAATATTTTGCTTACGGTGGCGATTTTGGCGATAAACCAAATGACAATAACTTCTGTATCAATGGATTGGTTTCGCCCGATAGGAAGCCAAATCCTTCATTGTATGAAGTGAAGAAAGTGTACCAAAATGTTACTGTTAAATTGGTTAGTGCAGAGAATCTTACCGTTGACATTTTTAATAAGTATAATTTCACCAACCTTTCAGATTTTGATGTTAACTGGCAAATTCTCGAGAATGGCGAAGTTGTTGAAAATGGGAAACTTGAGTATTTAAATATAAATCCAGGAATGAAAAAGCAGGTTCGAATTCCTTCTGCTTATAGTCTGAATTTAGGAAAGGAATATTTTTTAAGTGTTCTTTTTTCGTTGAAAGAAAATTCCAATTGGGCGAAAAAAGGTCATGTCGTGGCTTGGGATCAGTTTCAACTATCGGCAAAGATTCCGAACTCGCAAGTCGAAATTAATCCAGATGCAGTACTTCAGCTCAACGAGTCATCCGATGATTATGAAATTATTGGAGATGTCTTTCATTTTCAAATATCAAAAAACAAAGGCGATGTTCGAAGTATAAAATATGATGGCGAAGAAGTTTTGAGTGCTCCAATTGTTCCCAATTTTTGGCGGATTCCTAACGACAACGACCGGGGAAGTAAATTTGAACAGACTTCGGCTTGCTGGCGCCGGGCTTCTGCTGACCGTAAAGTTGAAAAGGTAGAAGCTAAAGCGTTTGGAAATGACAGTATTAAAATAACCGTTTCGAGCAGATTACCTGTTTTCGGAACGGAGTATTTTGTGGTTTATACTATATTCAACAATGGAATATTGCAGGTGAATTGCCAAATGGAACTGGAAGATGGTGTACCGGAATTACCGCGTTTTGGTATGCAATTTCAAATTCCGGATAGCTATAGTCATATGCAGTGGTATGGCCGCGGTCCGCAGGAAACTTATCAGGACCGGAAAAGCGGCGCAGCAATTGGTATATATTCCGGAAAAGTAGATGAGCAAAGCTATTCTTACGTTTATCCACAGGAGAATGGAAATAAAACCGATGTTCGCTGGGTGAGTTTTGTAAATAGTGAAGGCCGTGGAATTAAAATCTCAGGAATACCTACGATAAATGTAAGTGCCTGGCCCTATTCGATGGAGGAATTGGAAAATGCAACGCATGCTTATCAAGTGCCCAATCGTTCGTTTTATTCCGTTCAGGTAGATTACAAACAGCGGGGCGTTGGCGGAAACAACAGCTGGGGCCAGAAACCATTGAATAAATACCGTATGCTGGATAAACAGTACAGTTATTCATACCGTATTGAACCTGTAAACAGGTAG
- a CDS encoding DUF1080 domain-containing protein, whose protein sequence is MKNSIKLILQTFVAVLFLMSCATQSNNGKWKQLFNGNNLDSWKVLNGTAEYNVENGEIVGTSKTGTPNTFLVTENNYGDFILEYEMKMDEGLNSGVQIRSNSLSDYQNGRVHGYQIECDDSDRAWSAGIYDEARRGWLYPVEYNKSAKGAFKKGQWNSYRVEAIGNSIQTWLNGVPVANLVDDLTAEGFIGLQVHSIGNNTEHAGKKIRWKNIRIMTDNLEENQMEMPKEVAEVSYLTNELTQHEQNEGWKLLWDGKTTNGWRGVKLENFPEKGWHIEEGKLVVENASGAESGNGGDIVTVDRYKNFILDVDFKLTEGANSGIKYFVQGNINQGGGSAIGCEFQLLDDKRHPDAKLGVLGNRTLGSLYDLIPANGSYFDPNLQVKRFNGIGSWNRARIEVNGNKVSHYLNGIKVVEYERNTQMWQALVDYSKYQQWENFGDFEDGHILLQDHGNEAQFRNIKIKSLE, encoded by the coding sequence ATGAAGAATTCAATAAAGCTAATATTACAAACATTCGTTGCTGTGCTATTTTTGATGAGTTGTGCCACTCAATCAAACAACGGAAAATGGAAACAACTTTTTAACGGGAATAACCTGGATAGTTGGAAAGTTTTAAACGGTACCGCCGAATACAACGTTGAAAATGGCGAGATAGTGGGAACATCCAAGACCGGAACACCTAATACATTTTTGGTAACCGAAAACAATTATGGAGATTTTATTTTGGAATACGAAATGAAAATGGATGAAGGATTGAATTCCGGCGTTCAGATTCGTAGTAACAGTCTATCTGACTATCAAAACGGTCGTGTACACGGATACCAAATTGAATGTGATGACTCGGACCGAGCCTGGTCAGCAGGTATTTATGATGAAGCCCGAAGAGGATGGTTATACCCGGTGGAATACAACAAATCAGCTAAAGGAGCTTTCAAAAAGGGGCAATGGAACAGTTATCGGGTGGAAGCCATTGGTAATTCTATCCAAACCTGGTTAAATGGAGTTCCTGTGGCAAATCTTGTTGACGATCTGACTGCTGAGGGATTTATTGGATTGCAGGTTCATTCAATTGGAAATAATACAGAACACGCCGGCAAAAAAATTCGATGGAAAAACATTCGTATAATGACGGATAACCTGGAAGAAAATCAAATGGAGATGCCAAAGGAAGTGGCCGAAGTTAGTTACTTGACTAATGAACTTACGCAACATGAGCAAAATGAAGGTTGGAAACTGCTTTGGGATGGAAAAACAACCAATGGCTGGCGTGGTGTAAAATTGGAAAACTTCCCCGAAAAAGGCTGGCATATAGAAGAAGGCAAACTGGTGGTTGAAAATGCCAGTGGTGCAGAATCGGGTAACGGTGGCGATATTGTAACTGTTGATCGTTATAAAAACTTTATTCTCGATGTGGATTTTAAACTTACTGAAGGAGCCAACAGTGGAATAAAATATTTTGTACAGGGGAACATCAATCAGGGGGGAGGCTCAGCTATAGGATGTGAGTTTCAGCTCCTGGACGATAAAAGGCACCCTGATGCAAAACTTGGTGTGTTGGGTAACCGCACACTTGGTTCTTTGTACGATCTGATTCCGGCGAACGGAAGCTATTTTGATCCAAACCTTCAGGTTAAGCGATTTAATGGAATTGGTTCGTGGAACAGGGCACGTATTGAAGTAAACGGCAATAAAGTGAGCCATTACCTGAATGGGATAAAAGTTGTAGAATATGAGCGAAACACTCAAATGTGGCAGGCATTAGTTGATTACAGCAAGTATCAGCAATGGGAAAATTTTGGTGATTTTGAAGACGGGCATATTCTCTTGCAGGATCATGGTAATGAGGCACAGTTTCGCAATATCAAAATAAAATCATTGGAATAG